The Solanum lycopersicum chromosome 2, SLM_r2.1 DNA window AGGTAGTTGTAGGAACCCATAAACTTCATGTCCTAAATCACATTTGAACACGAGCATGTTGTTTTTAAACCACCTTTGGGTCACACACAGAGACTATTAAGAACCAGTATGGTGATCAAGGATccccaaaataaatataataaatgagCTTAACTAAATACAGATGTGTAAAGTAACCCAAAAATGGAAATCCACCCaactttctttttattctaCACATGGATTGTCACATACGAAACTACAGCCACTCTAATTTCAACAGAAGAAAGAACTTCATTATCCAAAAATAACGACAGAAAAGTTTCTTGATCTTGAACGAGTTACCAATTATGGTTTTATCTTTCAACTAGAGAAAGTGACTCAATACGCAATTCTTGAAGAAAACAAATGAGCGGCCAAAAGGGACAATGTGGATCTGCtaaagaaataacataaataacagCAAAATCAAGATTCAAGATTCAGACAAGTAGAGAATCGGTTAACAAGATTCAGAATTTAGATGAAGTAGGTAATGGCATTTGACAGtataatcaagaaaaagtataaaaacaGAGAGattagatttcaagaaaatgaatATCGGAAACAGGGTAGAAATTGAAAGAGGCAAGGGAAACCAACCAAATCACGACGAGAGAAGCTTTAGAATAGggaattaaggaaaaaaagaattaatctTCAAAGGTTGTTTGTTTGTTGCTAGATTTGGATCTATTGTTGTGTTTACTTAGAAACATATGCATGCTCAGGTCAGATGGAACGCGTATTTTCTTGGGTGTAAGTAAGTGAAAACCAATCAAAAACTAGCCTAGCGGATGGGGGACCCTGAAAGACAGCAAATGTCAAACACGTAGGATTTCATCCTTTATTATAGAGAGCGATACTATATTATTTTGCCCCGTCGGTGATCCATCTTTATTAATCATAACAATATTACATACTCATTACACTTAACATGAACTAATTATactctttcttttaatttcttaaggaatatgttttcaaacttttttaaagacttctactttattttttaacctccctaaaatcatatttaattgattaatcacGAGTTCTAAAGATATTTTGGTATCTCTGGTGCCTTTGGAAAATTTTAGGTTTTGTACTCTGAACAACGTCTAAAAATGATAGGGCTGACAGTTGCAGAAATGGATAAATGAGCTTTCTGCTACGTACTTGGTTTTATCAGATTTCCCAAAGTGTGTCGGCAAGTACTGGTTGATGAAGAATATGGCGAAAAGCTCTACTTTGATAACTGAGAAatatacaatcacaaaccacttCGGACTTTGCTCTACAACTTGATAGTTTTGTCACACAAGCACTTGAGACGTCTACTTCTACAACAGCACATGATATGTCACGGCTCACAAGTTTTTCAAAGTACATGATGTAACATAAAGGAAATATCATCTATACACTACAGGCTGTGGGCCGAAAATGGGTGTGAAAGCCAGAAGCATGTAACTTGCAAGAGAGCCTGTGAACCCGTTACAATAGGCATTTTCGTAGTTTGATAGCACCTCTTAATATTCTGAGAAATACCAGATATAGAATAACCTTATTCATATTTAAAGTGGGAGTGAAGACATCCCGAATAACTGATGACCACAGTCCAAAAGGCAGCTCCAATCCATGTTCGAATATTCCATGTCAAGGGGATGCACGTACGTACTTGTTAGTCATGAGTCCTCCTATCTATGTTAAAGCTTCCACAGCTGCTATAAATAAACACTATTGCTCAACCGCTATTCTCGCATCCTCTGTGCGTGGTGGTCTCCATTTACGGTCAAATATATCCTTCTCTATGGTTTTCTGGGGcttcaatttttcatcaagaaGCTCCAGCAACTCTTGCAACCCAACACCTGTTAAGGCAGATGTCTTGACATGTGGAGCAGACTCGGATCCAAACTGATTTTCACTTCCAACGACCTCCCACTTGTTAGAGGGGTCGTTTTGCTGGACCTCAGCACTCCCACAGCCCACTAAGGAACCATTATAGTCGACCCAGGACTCTTGTTCATCACCTGAGACCAACTCGTCGGTGTAGTTACCTTGTTGATCATCTATGACCTCTCCAAGCTTGCCTGATTGCTCAAAGTCCTCATCTTCATTATCATCATATTCAAGGAGGTCCTCTTCACACAATTTATTGGATGCAACATCATTGTTTTCTTCTAACCCGCTAGGAACTTCATCCTCATTGCAATAACCATCTCCAACAAAATCCTCGCGAAGATCAATCTACATAAATTTCGAAATACTGAAGCAATGCATCTGGATCCATGTTTCAGAATTTTTGAATATCCGTCCGTTTTTAAAATTTAGGGAATGATAGTGTTATTCTACTTACCTTATTCCAAACTTCAATCATATTCTGGAGCTTCTGCTCAGAGACTCCTATCTGCCCGAGAACTTGCAACACTGCTTCCCGCTGCTCATTTAGGTTTGGTGCACTCGAGTCCAGAACGTGCTGCAAGAATATGGAATCTATCAGATTAGAAACTTTATAGTTCAAGCAACTTTTCTTTAGCTAACAGATTACAATTCTGTGTTCAACATCATTTGGTGGAGCTTGGGAGCACATAATATGTTAACAACATCGAAAATGTAATTAGAGAAAGAAGATACCACAAGAAGGTCAGCTTCAACAACCTCTTCCAATGTTGCATGAAAGGCCTCTACTAGCTGcacaaaataaaagaacactttttgaaaaatcaagtcCAAGTGATTGCTAAGGTCTCTGCTGCCATAACAAGAGGACCAGGTGGTGACACTATCCACTCACCTGTATAGGCAATTCTGATATGAATCCCACAGTATCACTGAGCAGCACTTTCCTTCTGAATATTAAGTATTTAATCCAATGACCAAAAAGGGGGTGAGCATCATTCTCGGCAAAAGGCATAAATCAAATTAGCTACTTCAATATTTTGTAAACCCAGTTACTAAGACATCCCATCTATGCAAGAAAAACTTAATGGACCTCCTTTCCACTTAGAGAAATATCAACTTCTCTGTATAACAGGATAAGTCTATTTGAATAGTCTGACGAAAATagcttcattttttaaattgattgcTTAGGGAACTTCACCAACGTTTTTGCAACAAAAAAGTTTAATGGAAGTACAAAGCGAActacatgaaaaaattaagaactGCAATTCACTTCCAGTAAGAAGctacaaaatagaaaaaaaattgtcagaTGTCTATTTCTTATTTCTCCTATCCATGTTTGGTAAGACATTGATATTGTATGgacaaattgaaacaaaaactTCAATTTATTACAGCATCATAGCTTTTAAGAGTACTAACAAACTGTAGCAGAGCTATGTGTAAGGAAACATTAAACTTTCCAATTATTTCTCAAACCAAAAGGGAGGTCCTTCTAGTTTCTCTTCACTAGATGGATGGTCTAACAAATTCATCCAATTTCATATTACCCTGATGGGAGAACGACACTTCTTAACTTGGGGTCCACTGTGGCAAACAATCTGCACAATTAAGAGCCCAAATGTTGGATAGTGTCATATAACTCAACTTGTCACAATTTCAAGCTTAACTGACATCCAGCATCAGAGTCAAACTACAGACTAGCAAGTTGTTTACCATACCGATCATCACAGTAGAGAAAGCTCTCTGATACTGCACTAACCAAAGTAGATTTCCCCTGTTAAGGAAACAATTTCATCCATCATAAGAGATTGTAGTAATATCACATTAATAGGATTTACGTGTTTCAGATCAACCTACAGCATTTGTGTAACCAACAACAGCAACTGTAGGAATTTCTTGACCATCTGATCCTCCATGCCTCTTACGAGCAGCACGCTGCAATGCTCGCGTACGACGAACCTCTTTAATCTCAGATAACAATTGATTCCTCCGTTCTAAAATTCTGAAACCGAAAGCAGTAGAAGTAGAAATATATCATATGTATACATGAGCGAGTGAAACACTATTGGATCATTAACAACTAACTGGAAACAGTGAGTACGGAATGTATTCAGTATATAGACAACCTCTACTATTGACTGAAAATAATTCACTAATCAAATACACGACAAACccaaaaggacaaatatatttCCACTGACAAACATTTCATGGTTAAACCATATATTATCACAGACTATTCTTCAAGTTACCacattcattttcatttttcttctgtAGTTCTAGAGAACACACACATGATCacaaaaaatatgatgataTCATATAGCCCTTGAAAGCAGTAGTTGCTTACTGCTACAGACTATTGAGTTATATTCATCCACTCAGCTTCATTTTGCATCTGAATCTCTAATAAAGTGAGGTTCATATTCCTTTAGACtctcaaataatatttctttaaacGAGATCCCTTGCATAAGTTGACTCATACACAGAGTTGtgtatgcaaaaacatgcacaATCAATTATTAGCCAGAAAGTTTGTATAATAAGAACAACTATGCCTCAATGGCAAGCTAGTTGGGCTGGGTGGCTGGATAAATGCATCCTCAATGTCTATTTCGCTTGATTTTGACCACGTTTCATTCCTATATCAATAACTTAAGAGTTCTCTAGCTTAAGAAATTCTCTACATGTTCAAGTGACAGACTGAACCTATCCAGCTTTATCTATCCACAAAAACGTTTAACAAAATTATAGTACATCAAGGTCAGTAACAAACCTGCGCCGCTGAAGCTGCAATTCTGTCTCTCCAGCACCACTAATGAAACCACGTCCCCCGCTTCCTCTCCTGCAAGTGAAAATGGCATACTTCAGAAACTCTAGCAGCAGCAGCTgcaatttcttaaatttcagcAATCATCTTGGTTACAGTAAACATATAACTGAAAAGTGGACAACTCTGCCAAGAAATCAATCTTTGAACTTCCAAATGCATCCTTCAGTAGAGATAAAAGCCAGTAAGCAATAATTACCCTCTGGCACTAACTACTTCAGCTTCTCCACCTACACCAAAACCATAACGTCCACCAGGACCGCGCACACGAACAAGACGACTTTTTTTGTACATAAGTGCAGCCAACTCAGCCTGTAAGTTAACGGAAAGTCAGAGCGACTGCGACGGTCCAAGTATTCCTTCTTCATTAGGCACAAAAAACGATCATCTAAAAATACATTGAACACCATAGCAAGATAGAGCAGCAGGTCACCTGTAGCTTAGCTTCTTTCGTCTGAGCATGTGCATTGAAAATCTCTATTATCAGGCCTACACGGTCCAGAACAGGTTTACCCCAAGCCCGCTGCAGTTGAAgaacaaatcataaaaataaaagttaaggGGAATACATAGAAACCTTGGCTGATGGATAATTGTAGCTGTGAGATTAATTGATGTCTGCCTTCAGATTATGAATATAACTAACAAGACAGGAAGTCAGCAACTTTTCCAATGGCTCAATCAGTTTCTTTTAGATCAGAAAATTAATAAACCAACAAGCACAATGACTTACTTCTAAATTTCGCTGCTGTATGCCAGTAAGAATTGCATTTACAAAAATGGCATCTATTCCTTCCTGCTAACAAAATGCCAGTGACCTATCAGCCTGATTAACCGTTAACAGTTTCATAATGCTAGGagaattaatgaatttattaaatcaaATTCATATAGTAAATCCTCTACCTGAGTATCCAAAGAATTAACATGGCATTTCACTGTATCCACAGTTCCAGGTCCAAAAAATGTATCTGCCATAACAAGCACAATGCACAAATCATTTCAAGAATAGGCCATAGATCAAAAACTTACCAAGAGTTGGCTATGCTTTCTACCAATAACTTCAGGAAGATTCACACTCTCCCCCTTAAACAACAAGTCAGCTCTTATATAAGGAAAGCATTTCGACGACCATATTCTATAAGGAAGAACCCCATTGCAAAGGCTGAGGTCTATCAGACAGTTTCAACAGACAAACTTTAGCATAGATGAAGGGGGAAATGTGAGCACAAATATCTAGTTCCAACAATAACTCTTCTGCTTCTTTCTATATCCCCTCTATAGAGAACACAGTCAACTTTGTTTTGATCTGAAGGTGATTAAGGTGAGAGAAAAAGAGGGAAAGTGGTATAGAAATTTTACTTTCCCTTAAGGATGTGGTGTCAGCATAATCATTTACCAATAAGAATTCTGTACTCTTGCCAGCATGATAGTTTCATTTAACACATtttcaaagaaacaaaaatgaaatttgatgaGGAAGTATTAGGATATGTCAAAATGACAGTGCGTCAAGCACTTAAAGTTATTGAATGAAGCCCTTATTTTGTGACTTTGTTGCTTTATAAGTAGCACTATAACTGCCCAAGCCCATAGTTTGTTTTCCCTATTAAGTAGCACTATAGTTGTTCGAGGTAATGGGGGCATAAAAACGAGCCTTCATATAGAttgattatttataaattttacataaattaCCCAAGTTTCTTACTTCTTTCCCAAGTACAAGCAATATTGCAGAATGGAAGATATCAACTGGGAAAAAGCAGAGCTCAAAGTGCAAATATAACCATCAATGATCAAACCTGTTTAAGCTATTTTACTGTATCTTCCCAGTTTCAGATAC harbors:
- the LOC101245217 gene encoding GTP-binding protein At3g49725, chloroplastic isoform X2, whose translation is MLRTISNLRSSLTSGICLPQALRHFSQFSISLLPTQTQSIHLLVNPSPSTQSSLFHSLSSPCSSLLLQKHQDGSGDDFNTDPKSPPRLFVVQPRFRPDSVLKPKLNEALNLANSLEEQRHGFYDTEFLDKQMPHHLVVQNPASRSIRADTFFGPGTVDTVKCHVNSLDTQEGIDAIFVNAILTGIQQRNLERAWGKPVLDRVGLIIEIFNAHAQTKEAKLQAELAALMYKKSRLVRVRGPGGRYGFGVGGEAEVVSARGRGSGGRGFISGAGETELQLQRRRILERRNQLLSEIKEVRRTRALQRAARKRHGGSDGQEIPTVAVVGYTNAGKSTLVSAVSESFLYCDDRLFATVDPKLRSVVLPSGRKVLLSDTVGFISELPIQLVEAFHATLEEVVEADLLVHVLDSSAPNLNEQREAVLQVLGQIGVSEQKLQNMIEVWNKIDLREDFVGDGYCNEDEVPSGLEENNDVASNKLCEEDLLEYDDNEDEDFEQSGKLGEVIDDQQGNYTDELVSGDEQESWVDYNGSLVGCGSAEVQQNDPSNKWEVVGSENQFGSESAPHVKTSALTGVGLQELLELLDEKLKPQKTIEKDIFDRKWRPPRTEDARIAVEQ
- the LOC101245217 gene encoding GTP-binding protein At3g49725, chloroplastic isoform X1, producing MLRTISNLRSSLTSGICLPQALRHFSQFSISLLPTQTQSIHLLVNPSPSTQSSLFHSLSSPCSSLLLQKHQDGSGDDFNTDPKSPPRLFVVQPRFRPDSVLKPKLNEALNLANSLEEQRHGFYDTEFLDKQMPHHLVVQNPASRSIRADTFFGPGTVDTVKCHVNSLDTQQEGIDAIFVNAILTGIQQRNLERAWGKPVLDRVGLIIEIFNAHAQTKEAKLQAELAALMYKKSRLVRVRGPGGRYGFGVGGEAEVVSARGRGSGGRGFISGAGETELQLQRRRILERRNQLLSEIKEVRRTRALQRAARKRHGGSDGQEIPTVAVVGYTNAGKSTLVSAVSESFLYCDDRLFATVDPKLRSVVLPSGRKVLLSDTVGFISELPIQLVEAFHATLEEVVEADLLVHVLDSSAPNLNEQREAVLQVLGQIGVSEQKLQNMIEVWNKIDLREDFVGDGYCNEDEVPSGLEENNDVASNKLCEEDLLEYDDNEDEDFEQSGKLGEVIDDQQGNYTDELVSGDEQESWVDYNGSLVGCGSAEVQQNDPSNKWEVVGSENQFGSESAPHVKTSALTGVGLQELLELLDEKLKPQKTIEKDIFDRKWRPPRTEDARIAVEQ